From the genome of Phlebotomus papatasi isolate M1 chromosome 2, Ppap_2.1, whole genome shotgun sequence:
CAAAGAggtgaattaaaattatatatttcagAGTATATAGATTACAGGCATAGCTTGTTTTCGGAGCCTCTTAAACCAAAACACCATTATTTGAACCATTACACATATCTGATCAGACAGTTTGGTCCCTTAACTTCATTTTGGACGCTGAGGTTTGAGAGcaagcataaatattttaaggatTGTGTAAATTCGGCTCGCAATTATAAAAATGTTGCCAAATTGTGCGGTGAGAAACACCAAAGGCATCAGTCCATATGGCTTAGTGACAACATGTGGAATAATGCAGTGCAAATTACTGcaagaaaaaatgatattaagccCTTAGAGTGTGAAGAAATTATATTGAGAAATGCAAAAGTCAACTATGAAAacgtatttttcacaaaatcgcTTACATTCCAAGGTATTACATTAAAAGCGGAACAATATGTATTTCTTGAAAGAGATTTATTTGGAGAAGCATATGTTATGAGAATTGATTTAATGGTTGTTTTGAAGACCTTTGATGATTTCTTACTGATTGGAATGaagttcaaaatatttgaaaatcacGAAAATGGTCTAATATATTTAGAACAAGATCAAGGAAAAGTAATAAGAAAAATGGAAGATATTATTGATTTATCTCCTTTAAAACTTGTCACAATTAGTGGAATTAATTCACAAATTCTTTTTTCTAAGCATCGTTTGCCAAATCAATAAAAGCAAATATGTTTTTGTTAAAGATTCTAAGCTTGGGGGGATTTTTAGCCAATAAAGCCAAAGGAGCAGGATATAAACCATCATGAAgtggtttaaaatttttaactggGATCATACCATAAAAAGAATGGTGAAGTCAAAACCGACTCTAAGAGATCTAATCAGCGCTGCAAACAATAAATTTGAAAGAAACTTTATTTCCATTGTACTTTGTGGATGCGGAACACCGATAGAAGATGACGATTTCCTGGAAGAAATGCAATCAAACGAGATTTTGATTGCATTGGGAGAAGGAGAACATTGGATGCCACCTGAATTCTTTGAGCCTTCATGTTCATCTCGAGTAATATACTTTTCTATATTTACATAATTTAGTTatcttatatttatttttctgatACTGATGATCTCTTTAATTAATTCGACTAACTTCAATGCCTGGTCTTTATGTTAAATTTCTCTATGaagaagtgaaaataatatatatattttttaagttttgttattttaattttcttttacatttgTTTAAATCTGAATTAAGCCTTTaagataaattattattagtgAATTAAATTATAAGAACTTATGCAATGAgtgtttcataaatttttatcagtaattcaatttgaaattttcagatgCAACAAAATACAAGTATACCCAGTATCGCAACTGATTGTGGAAATGAAGGAAATAATCCAGTAGTTTTCCAGATGCCACAAGATTTTCTGGAATTGACAGAAATCTGTCCCGTCAGTAACACGGACCCAATATCAGAAGTTCCACCATCAAATGATGTGGAAGAGGACACAACTGAAAATGTAAGTTTATTTCCAAataatatttactttttatatacaagatttttatttattgtagaCTCCATCATCAGCACAAGTCAACGTCCAGTCGAAGAGGGCCATTCGCGAGTCctttaagaattttgaaaatttaaaaattccataCGATAAGATGGAGAAAGGCATCCTAAATGCCCTCAGGAAGAAACAAAAACTTAGCACACCTCAAATGAACGCTCTTGTTCATGCGGTTGTCATAGAAATAAGAAAGTCTGGGGTATACATTCCCCGAAGAATTTTTGATAATACTGCGATGCAAATGTGCAGGGAGTACCCTGACACATTTGTGGAAAAGGATGATGATGGTGAGCTTATTGGAGCGGGGTTCCTTGGATTAGCCGAAAAATTCCGGAACCGTAATAATTACTTAAACCGGCCACATATGGGGAAGTTCAATGATCAGAACTATCACAAAGAAGTGAAAAACTTGAGGAAGAATGTTAATTTAAGATGCGGTAATCTGAACAATGCTCCTGAACCAAATGATCAATATGGTCAGGAACGGGAAGCGATAAATAAGGGAGAAATGTCAATCCCGGAAATCGTCAGAAAGTGGCCTACTTTGAAAACCTTTGAAGGGGTGTGTAGCCACTTTACTGCGATCACTGGGTGCGATATTTCGCAACTTAAAACGAAAATGGCACAAAAAAAGGGCGTGATTGAGAAAGCATGCCACGTCCAGCCCTCGACAAATATCTTACGAGAACAAAACTCGTCTGACCCATCTGACTCATCTGCAATCGAAGAAAACCCACCTAATCAGTCACCAAGCAGGATAACAGAAAATGAGCCAAAAAGACTGTTAAAAATTATTGGTAAATACTTCAAGGAAAATGTCAACGCCATTTATCAAAGAAGTGAAGGAAATGGCAGTGCCGAATTATCTATTCGGGAAAATggtaaatagaataaaaatcaatttagttaAAAGTATTAATCATTTTTCTATCTGCAGATGAACCaccaaaattctccattttataCGACAACGAGATACTGCAGGAAACAAATTGCTGTTGGGAAGCTTTCACGATGTATTTTGCAGATATATTTGTATTCTGCAAACTTTATCCTGTGGAAGCTTCCCAAACATTGGAATTCGTACAGAAGTATCTGTTAAAGTTGGATCCAGAGGGCACAAAATCCCGTAAAAGAAACACAAAATCGTTCAATTTGAGAGTGCTGAGCCTCATCAGGAAAATCCAGAAAAGTGCAACAACCTAAACGATCTCATCACATCCAAATGActgaaatattaatatttttgtattgaattttgaaattaaaaaaaatcttgagcttaaaaattagacgtcttttaaattacaatttcatttttacacGCACGAAAAAGTACACGTTCTAGATTACACGAACAAAATTACACGTTCAAAAAATTACACGCTTAGAAttacacattttaaaaattacacggatcaaattacacatttgaaaaattacacgcTCAAAAATACACGTTTTTTAAATTACACGTTTTCCAATATTACAACTATAATAGTGATGCAGAAAATTACCCACTATTttagttgtaatatttttttactgtgtagggtaaaataaggtaatttggaaccatttacaatttgggacatttgagattttctcactgttttagagaaaAGGAAGAAATCTGTTGCTATATTTCGACCGCAGATGAATAAAAGCtgaagtcaaagtgggaaattaggtctaattttttctaataagTCTCCTAAGCACTAAAATtagaccgaatttcccactttgacttTAGCTTGGAagaaatctgttccttttcttcttaaacgtTTTTTGAGAAGATCTTAAGTGTCCTAAGTTGTGaatagttccaaattacctaattttaccctacatcaagatttattttccaaaatttaggaGTACATCTCAAATGGTTTTACAAATTGGTTCCCAATGTTAGGTAAATCTGCATAATTATTCTTGTATAATCCCGACAGGTGCATAATCCAGGGACCCTGTATATTCAGAAAGCAAAGCAAGCTCGTCTCCCTTACGACCATCGCTGTCTTACCATTTCCTCTAACCCTCGGCATAAATCTAATTTTCTAAAGGACTTTGAATCGGAGCTAAAGtcgaatatttatattttagcagagattttttacaatctcagcttttgtggtcacaggtgaaatccaacctcgtcagatcgggcccaaattttggatttacacatcTTAACACTCATAAAACACGAATATCATGTGTGCTAAAAtcggattttcgtggacgtcccgtccgttcGTCGTATAACAACTTCTGGAGAGAAAATGGAGATAGATATTggcaagcggttttcggcaaaggttatatatcgatGGGCCGCTAGAAATAGAGTGTCAGATCACCCCCCCTCCCTTACGCCATTTTATAATATCcccaaatttgttttttttttccaataactcagccctatggcatcgatcgatctcaaattttagtatgttatagctggctTAAGacatttccataaaaaaattaagctcCCCCCCGAATcttctgacccgagctagaagagatcaaaaattcaattttctgggcatatctccgattctttatcggaattcgaaaactttggtgttttggaaagctttcATGGAGTAGTACAACCGTTATGACAACCCAATTATAGAGAATCTCAGCGACTATAAACTTATCTTTGCTTATCACTGGCCATTTACACTGTTTTCTATTAACTAAACGAAATACCACAAAGGAATACATTTGAGTGTAGTGTTTTTCCCTGGTCTTCTTTTCCGTTTTCCATCTGAAACTGTGAGgagatttcaaaattccaatttaggtTCAATTCCAAATTGCCTTATTGTACCCTACGTAAcctacattaatttttttataaattattacaaaacCGAATTTCGATAAGGTAGAAATAGATATTGATGGGTTATGATGATGTCGGTGTTTGAGTGGTTTGAGTTTTAGATACTTTTTTGGCATGTTTAATTAAAACCAGGACATAACAGGACTTTGAGAGTAAGTTTTTTTCCTGAAAACTCTCAGCCTGTACCCGGGCAGGGTGTCTCCACCGGGGCGTCTGAAATTGAATTAAGTCAAGCATCTTTTAGCCCCTTCTGTTGCATGATTGATTGATTGCCAAAGCAGGGCAGTGGGTGGTGTTTGGAACCttcatcaatttttaattatactGCCCGCCACGAGGGATGTACTCGAGGGTAAATTGTGTGTCAAAGTGGCGTTAAcccttttcacatttttttcctcG
Proteins encoded in this window:
- the LOC129802025 gene encoding uncharacterized protein LOC129802025, with the translated sequence MKWFKIFNWDHTIKRMVKSKPTLRDLISAANNKFERNFISIVLCGCGTPIEDDDFLEEMQSNEILIALGEGEHWMPPEFFEPSCSSRMQQNTSIPSIATDCGNEGNNPVVFQMPQDFLELTEICPVSNTDPISEVPPSNDVEEDTTENTPSSAQVNVQSKRAIRESFKNFENLKIPYDKMEKGILNALRKKQKLSTPQMNALVHAVVIEIRKSGVYIPRRIFDNTAMQMCREYPDTFVEKDDDGELIGAGFLGLAEKFRNRNNYLNRPHMGKFNDQNYHKEVKNLRKNVNLRCGNLNNAPEPNDQYGQEREAINKGEMSIPEIVRKWPTLKTFEGVCSHFTAITGCDISQLKTKMAQKKGVIEKACHVQPSTNILREQNSSDPSDSSAIEENPPNQSPSRITENEPKRLLKIIGKYFKENVNAIYQRSEGNGSAELSIRENDEPPKFSILYDNEILQETNCCWEAFTMYFADIFVFCKLYPVEASQTLEFVQKYLLKLDPEGTKSRKRNTKSFNLRVLSLIRKIQKSATT